One genomic region from Conexibacter woesei DSM 14684 encodes:
- a CDS encoding GNAT family N-acetyltransferase, whose translation MSSRTPPPAPRPPRDGGAHASAIDVRPPRANELEAWAAATATAFGAAVDPDELPHFRGYLDPSRNLAAYDGTTPVATVAAASFALSVPGGELPAAGVTEVGVSPAYRRRGILTALMRRQLDDVRAWGEPLAVLQATEAEIYGRYGYGLGTVAASVDAHGVRVPGEDGGRIRLVGHDEALALLPRVYDRVRDVTPGFHSRTRGWWEHKTLPDEEGYRGGGGPLQRAVIERDGRPEAYALYRIENASPDGYPDGVLHLQEEMACSPAACRQLWRYLLAMDLVGRVRAPHVAPDHPLLLLASEPARLRMRVKDGLFVRLVDVPAALAGRRYALDGVLTLEVEDGFCAWNAGRWRLEVRDGQAGVTPAGDAPADLRLAVADLATVYLGGFTFLDLERAGRVESLTPGAIERATAIFRGERAPFSPEDY comes from the coding sequence CCTCGGGACGGCGGCGCGCACGCGTCCGCGATCGACGTGCGGCCGCCGCGCGCCAACGAGCTGGAGGCGTGGGCCGCCGCGACCGCGACCGCCTTCGGCGCCGCGGTCGACCCCGACGAGCTGCCGCACTTCCGCGGCTACCTCGACCCGTCGCGCAATCTCGCGGCGTACGACGGCACGACGCCGGTCGCGACGGTCGCCGCGGCCTCCTTCGCCTTGTCGGTCCCCGGTGGGGAGCTGCCCGCCGCCGGCGTGACGGAGGTCGGCGTCTCCCCCGCCTACCGCCGGCGCGGGATCCTGACCGCGCTGATGCGCCGCCAGCTCGACGACGTGCGCGCCTGGGGCGAGCCGCTCGCGGTGCTGCAGGCGACCGAGGCCGAGATCTACGGGCGCTACGGCTACGGGCTCGGGACCGTGGCGGCGAGCGTCGACGCGCACGGCGTCCGTGTCCCCGGCGAGGACGGCGGCCGGATCCGCCTCGTCGGCCACGACGAGGCGCTTGCGCTGCTGCCGCGGGTCTACGACCGCGTGCGCGACGTCACGCCGGGCTTCCACTCGCGCACGCGCGGCTGGTGGGAGCACAAGACGCTCCCGGACGAGGAGGGCTATCGCGGCGGCGGCGGCCCGCTTCAGCGCGCGGTGATCGAGCGCGACGGCCGCCCGGAGGCATACGCGCTCTACCGGATCGAGAACGCGTCGCCGGACGGCTACCCCGACGGCGTCCTGCACCTGCAGGAGGAGATGGCCTGCTCGCCCGCGGCGTGCCGGCAGCTGTGGCGCTACCTGCTGGCGATGGACCTCGTCGGCCGCGTGCGGGCGCCGCACGTCGCGCCCGATCACCCGCTGCTGCTGCTCGCGAGCGAGCCGGCGCGGCTGCGGATGCGCGTCAAGGACGGGCTGTTCGTGCGGCTCGTCGACGTGCCCGCCGCGCTCGCGGGGCGCCGCTACGCGCTCGACGGCGTGCTGACGCTGGAGGTCGAAGACGGTTTCTGCGCGTGGAACGCGGGCCGTTGGCGGCTCGAGGTCAGGGACGGGCAGGCGGGCGTGACGCCGGCCGGCGACGCGCCGGCCGACCTGCGGCTCGCCGTCGCCGACCTCGCGACCGTCTACCTCGGCGGCTTCACCTTCCTCGACCTGGAGCGCGCGGGACGCGTCGAGTCGCTGACGCCGGGCGCGATCGAGCGCGCGACGGCGATCTTCCGCGGCGAGCGCGCGCCGTTCTCACCCGAGGACTACTGA
- the rpsJ gene encoding 30S ribosomal protein S10 gives MSQPLPSKIRIRLKGYDTTMVEQAQDRIIETAQRTGARVSGPIRLPTRTRRWAVLTGPTLQDQKEHFEIRTHKRLIEIRDATPATVNALQRLDGLPTGVDIQLRLV, from the coding sequence GTGTCCCAGCCGCTGCCATCCAAGATCCGCATCCGCCTGAAGGGCTACGACACGACGATGGTCGAGCAGGCGCAGGACCGGATCATCGAGACGGCGCAGCGGACCGGAGCGAGAGTGAGCGGCCCGATCCGCCTGCCCACCCGCACGCGGCGCTGGGCCGTCCTGACCGGACCGACGCTCCAGGACCAGAAGGAGCACTTCGAGATCCGCACCCACAAGCGCCTGATCGAGATCCGCGACGCCACGCCCGCGACCGTCAACGCCCTCCAGCGGCTCGACGGCCTGCCGACCGGCGTCGACATCCAGCTCAGGCTGGTCTGA
- a CDS encoding LysR family transcriptional regulator, whose product MNLRHLTTFVTIVESGTLTEAARRLYKTQGAVSHDLKELESALGLALIDRSGQRIQVTAAGETLLPVITDVLRRVREVERVGRKLREGELGVVRVGTLPSLGTFVLAHLVEFQRSFPDVRFTLFTELQTVLADWLADGRIDLVLAQPELSSRLEAHTLDAEEAYVVVPSDDPLAERDTVCAEDLVGRPFIGFVRDTQSTRLAEEFFRPVGRYPDPAIEVEDFRLMAGLIRQRLGIGLMPASALVAEAPDDLIGLRTSPALSRPLVLLTDIRQRDSSSVTALRDQLLERWRAPVYGAPAGGAAAQ is encoded by the coding sequence ATGAACCTGCGCCATCTCACGACGTTCGTCACCATCGTCGAGAGCGGCACGCTCACCGAGGCGGCGCGTCGCCTGTACAAGACGCAGGGCGCCGTCTCGCACGATCTCAAGGAGCTGGAGTCCGCGCTCGGGCTCGCGCTGATCGACCGCTCGGGCCAGCGGATCCAGGTGACCGCCGCCGGCGAGACGCTGCTGCCGGTCATCACCGACGTGCTGCGCCGTGTGCGCGAGGTCGAGCGCGTCGGCCGGAAGCTGCGCGAGGGCGAGCTGGGCGTGGTGCGCGTCGGCACGCTGCCGTCGCTCGGGACGTTCGTGCTCGCCCATCTCGTCGAGTTCCAGCGCTCCTTCCCGGACGTCCGCTTCACGCTCTTCACCGAGCTGCAGACGGTGCTCGCCGACTGGCTCGCCGACGGGCGGATCGACCTCGTGCTCGCCCAACCCGAGCTGTCGTCGCGGCTGGAGGCGCACACGCTCGACGCCGAGGAGGCGTACGTCGTCGTCCCCAGCGACGACCCGCTTGCCGAGCGCGACACCGTCTGCGCCGAGGACCTCGTCGGGCGCCCGTTCATCGGGTTCGTGCGGGACACGCAGTCGACCCGCCTGGCGGAGGAGTTCTTCCGTCCGGTCGGCCGCTATCCGGACCCCGCGATCGAGGTCGAGGACTTCCGCCTGATGGCCGGGTTGATACGCCAGCGCCTCGGGATCGGGTTGATGCCAGCCTCCGCGCTCGTCGCCGAGGCGCCGGACGACCTGATCGGACTGCGCACCTCGCCGGCGCTGTCGCGGCCGCTCGTGCTGCTCACCGACATCCGCCAGCGCGACTCCTCCTCGGTGACGGCGCTGCGCGACCAGCTGCTCGAACGCTGGCGCGCCCCGGTGTACGGCGCGCCCGCCGGGGGCGCCGCCGCTCAGTAG
- a CDS encoding GntR family transcriptional regulator: MPTPCSRARPTPAPQCIVHYVDELVAGLTRAQAVTERLRNEILQGVLEPGERLRQQNVAARFGVSTTPVREAFIALQREGLVTGDQYKGVVVFRPTVTDLRENYELRIALEPLAAELAAEQLDERDLRDLRSCLDEMRDTTDSLQYLPLNHRFHLRIYRAAHRAKLLAMIEDLRAAARAYATLFAMEVPDSSETQAEHEAIFAALAAHDGPRAREAMASHLQHTLDVVSERLAAALSEDAASPSA; encoded by the coding sequence GTGCCGACGCCGTGCTCCCGAGCGCGCCCGACCCCCGCGCCGCAATGTATTGTGCACTATGTGGACGAACTCGTGGCAGGCCTCACACGCGCTCAGGCCGTAACCGAGCGTCTCCGAAACGAGATCCTTCAGGGTGTGCTCGAACCGGGCGAGCGTCTGCGGCAGCAGAACGTCGCGGCGCGCTTCGGTGTCAGCACGACACCGGTGCGTGAGGCGTTCATCGCGCTGCAGCGCGAGGGGCTGGTGACGGGCGACCAGTACAAGGGCGTCGTCGTCTTCCGCCCGACGGTCACCGACCTGAGGGAGAACTACGAGCTGCGGATCGCGCTCGAGCCGCTTGCGGCCGAGCTGGCGGCCGAGCAGCTCGACGAGCGCGACCTGCGCGACCTGCGCTCCTGCCTGGACGAGATGCGCGACACCACCGACTCGCTGCAGTACCTCCCGCTCAACCACAGATTCCATCTGCGGATCTACCGCGCGGCGCACCGCGCGAAGCTGCTGGCGATGATCGAGGACCTCCGCGCGGCTGCACGCGCCTACGCGACGCTGTTCGCGATGGAGGTGCCCGACTCGAGCGAGACGCAGGCCGAGCACGAGGCGATCTTCGCCGCGCTCGCGGCACACGACGGGCCGCGCGCGCGGGAGGCGATGGCGTCGCATCTCCAGCACACCCTCGACGTCGTCTCTGAGCGCCTGGCGGCGGCGCTCAGCGAGGACGCGGCCTCGCCGAGCGCGTAG